A genomic segment from Amycolatopsis camponoti encodes:
- a CDS encoding winged helix DNA-binding domain-containing protein, which yields MPPLKISTAQRRARLAVRHHLAAPAATVEDAVAGVVALHATDPATVHLSACARLASPAIAAVERALYDDRTLLRLLGMRRTVFVTGLDTAALVQAGCSADIEVKQRKLLEQHLGRQGHPENVPEPGKWLLEVEASVEAALRARGSATAQQLSEDEPRLRQQLLMAAGKPYEAIGNVTSRVLFLLAAGGRIVRGRPRGSWTSSQYVWHPLDSWAPGLLRWDAEEARVELARRWLRAYGPAPAADLRWWTGWTAGQTKKALSALSPVEVDLDGVPGVVLPDDVASVPEPAPWVAFLPALDPTPMGWQERDWYLGPHRPALFDRSGNVGPTIWMDGRVVGGWAQRRSGEIAFRLLEDVGAEGKALAEAEAERCAGWYGEVRAVPRFRTPLERELTG from the coding sequence GTGCCTCCACTCAAGATCAGCACCGCGCAACGCCGGGCCCGCCTCGCCGTCCGGCACCACCTCGCCGCGCCCGCGGCCACGGTGGAGGACGCCGTGGCGGGCGTCGTTGCCCTGCACGCCACCGACCCGGCGACGGTCCACCTTTCGGCGTGCGCTCGGCTCGCGTCCCCGGCGATCGCTGCGGTGGAACGGGCGTTGTACGACGACCGGACGCTGCTGCGGCTGCTCGGCATGCGCCGCACGGTGTTCGTCACCGGGCTGGACACCGCGGCGCTCGTGCAGGCCGGGTGTTCCGCGGACATCGAGGTCAAGCAGCGGAAGCTGCTGGAGCAGCACCTGGGCCGGCAGGGGCACCCGGAGAACGTGCCGGAGCCGGGGAAGTGGCTCCTGGAGGTCGAAGCGTCGGTCGAGGCGGCGCTGCGGGCCCGCGGCTCGGCGACGGCGCAGCAGCTCAGCGAGGACGAGCCACGGCTGCGGCAGCAGCTGCTGATGGCGGCGGGGAAGCCGTACGAGGCGATCGGGAACGTCACCAGCCGGGTGTTGTTCCTGCTGGCCGCCGGCGGCCGGATCGTGCGTGGCCGGCCGCGGGGGAGCTGGACCAGCAGCCAGTACGTCTGGCACCCGCTCGATTCCTGGGCGCCCGGGTTGCTCCGGTGGGACGCGGAAGAGGCGCGGGTCGAGCTGGCCCGGCGCTGGCTGCGCGCGTACGGCCCGGCGCCGGCGGCCGACCTGCGCTGGTGGACGGGCTGGACGGCGGGGCAGACGAAGAAGGCCCTGTCCGCGTTGTCGCCGGTGGAGGTCGACCTCGACGGGGTGCCCGGAGTCGTGCTGCCGGACGACGTCGCGTCCGTGCCCGAGCCAGCGCCGTGGGTGGCGTTCCTGCCGGCGCTGGACCCGACGCCGATGGGCTGGCAGGAGCGCGACTGGTACCTCGGGCCGCATCGCCCGGCGCTGTTCGACCGCAGCGGCAACGTCGGCCCGACGATCTGGATGGACGGCCGCGTGGTCGGCGGCTGGGCCCAGCGACGCTCGGGCGAGATCGCGTTCCGGCTGCTGGAGGACGTGGGCGCGGAGGGGAAGGCGCTGGCGGAAGCCGAGGCGGAGCGGTGCGCCGGGTGGTACGGGGAGGTCCGGGCGGTGCCGCGGTTCCGGACGCCGCTGGAACGGGAGCTGACCGGGTGA
- a CDS encoding RNA polymerase-binding protein RbpA, producing the protein MVGGNAIRGTRVGAGPTGESERGESAPRRRVGYWCANGHEARPSFALDAEIPDEWDCPRCGLPGGQDEKNPPAAPRTEPYKTHLAYVKERRSDADGEAILAEALERLRQRREII; encoded by the coding sequence ATGGTTGGCGGTAACGCGATTCGAGGCACCCGGGTGGGTGCCGGTCCTACAGGCGAATCGGAACGAGGTGAATCGGCGCCGCGGCGCCGGGTGGGTTACTGGTGCGCCAACGGCCACGAAGCCCGGCCGTCGTTCGCGCTCGACGCGGAGATCCCCGACGAGTGGGACTGCCCCCGCTGCGGGCTCCCGGGCGGGCAGGACGAAAAGAACCCACCGGCCGCACCGCGGACCGAGCCCTACAAGACGCACCTGGCGTACGTGAAGGAGCGACGCAGCGACGCCGACGGCGAGGCCATCCTGGCCGAAGCCCTCGAGCGCCTGCGCCAGCGCCGGGAGATCATCTAA
- a CDS encoding phosphoglycerate kinase produces the protein MSVKNLDDLLGEGVQGRYVLVRSDLNVPLDGDRITDDGRVRAALPTIKKLADAGAKVVVTAHLGRPKGEPDPKYTLAPVAKRLSELLGAEVALAGDLVGESAKALTGGLADGGVVLLENVRFDARETSKDAVDRSELAAELAALVPGGAFVSDGFGVVHRKQASVYEVASVLPAYAGSLVLAELDVLKKLTDDVQRPYVVVLGGAKVSDKLGVIANLLTKVDRLLIGGGMAYTFLKAQGHEVGNSLLQADQLDQVKGFLAEAEKRGVELVLPVDVLAATGFAADAEHEVVAATAIPADREGLDIGPETRELFAGKLADAKTVFWNGPMGVFEFEAFSGGTRAVAEALVKSDAFTVVGGGDSAAAVRQLGLPEDGFSHISTGGGASLEYLEGKELPGVVALEEKN, from the coding sequence ATGAGCGTCAAGAACCTCGACGACCTGCTGGGCGAGGGCGTTCAGGGCCGGTACGTACTCGTGCGGTCCGACCTGAACGTCCCGCTCGACGGGGACCGCATCACCGACGACGGCCGGGTCCGCGCGGCTCTGCCGACGATCAAGAAGCTCGCCGACGCGGGCGCGAAGGTCGTCGTCACCGCGCACCTCGGCCGCCCCAAGGGCGAGCCGGACCCGAAGTACACCCTCGCTCCCGTTGCCAAGCGGCTCTCGGAGCTGCTCGGCGCCGAGGTCGCGCTGGCCGGTGACCTGGTCGGCGAGTCCGCGAAGGCGCTGACCGGCGGCCTGGCCGACGGCGGTGTCGTCCTGCTGGAGAACGTGCGCTTCGACGCGCGCGAGACCAGCAAGGACGCCGTGGACCGCTCCGAGCTGGCCGCCGAGCTGGCCGCACTCGTGCCGGGCGGCGCGTTCGTTTCCGACGGCTTCGGCGTCGTCCACCGCAAGCAGGCCTCGGTCTACGAGGTCGCTTCGGTGCTCCCGGCGTACGCGGGTAGCCTGGTGCTGGCCGAGCTGGACGTGCTGAAGAAGCTGACCGACGACGTGCAGCGGCCCTACGTGGTCGTGCTCGGCGGCGCGAAGGTGTCCGACAAGCTCGGCGTCATCGCGAACCTGCTGACCAAGGTCGACCGGCTGCTCATCGGCGGCGGCATGGCGTACACCTTCCTCAAGGCCCAGGGCCACGAGGTCGGCAACTCGCTGCTGCAGGCCGACCAGCTCGACCAGGTGAAGGGCTTCCTCGCCGAGGCCGAGAAGCGCGGCGTCGAACTGGTCCTGCCGGTGGACGTCCTGGCCGCGACGGGGTTCGCGGCCGACGCCGAGCACGAGGTCGTCGCCGCCACCGCGATCCCGGCCGACCGCGAAGGTCTCGACATCGGCCCGGAGACCCGTGAGCTGTTCGCGGGCAAGCTGGCCGACGCCAAGACCGTGTTCTGGAACGGCCCGATGGGCGTGTTCGAGTTCGAGGCGTTCTCCGGCGGCACCCGCGCCGTCGCGGAGGCGCTCGTGAAGAGCGACGCGTTCACCGTGGTCGGCGGCGGCGACTCGGCCGCCGCGGTCCGGCAGCTGGGCCTGCCCGAAGACGGCTTCTCGCACATCTCCACCGGCGGCGGTGCCTCGCTGGAGTACCTCGAGGGCAAGGAACTGCCGGGCGTGGTCGCCCTGGAGGAGAAGAACTAG
- the tpiA gene encoding triose-phosphate isomerase — translation MARKPFIAGNWKMNLNHLEAIALVQKIAFALPEKYYAKVDVAVLPPFTDIRSVQTLVDGDKLSLTYGAQDLSPHDSGAYTGDISGLMLAKLGCKFVTVGHSERREYHAETDELVNKKVKAALKHGITPILCIGEKLEVREAGEHIHHTTTQLIDGLKGLKAEQVKDVVVAYEPVWAIGTGKVASSADAEEVCKAIRATLQEKYGDEIASSVRVLYGGSVKSGNISELVGCENIDGALVGGASLDGEEFTKLCALAAGGPLP, via the coding sequence GTGGCACGCAAGCCGTTCATCGCCGGCAACTGGAAGATGAACCTGAACCACCTCGAGGCGATCGCGCTCGTCCAGAAGATCGCCTTCGCCCTGCCGGAGAAGTACTACGCGAAGGTCGACGTGGCGGTGCTGCCGCCGTTCACCGACATCCGCAGCGTGCAGACCCTGGTCGACGGCGACAAGCTGTCGCTCACCTACGGCGCCCAGGACCTCTCGCCGCACGACTCCGGCGCCTACACCGGGGACATCTCGGGCCTGATGCTGGCGAAGCTGGGCTGCAAGTTCGTCACCGTCGGGCACTCGGAGCGGCGCGAATACCACGCCGAGACCGACGAGCTGGTCAACAAGAAGGTCAAGGCCGCGCTCAAGCACGGCATCACGCCGATCCTCTGCATCGGGGAGAAGCTCGAGGTCCGCGAGGCCGGCGAGCACATCCACCACACCACGACGCAGCTGATCGACGGGCTGAAGGGCCTCAAGGCCGAGCAGGTCAAGGACGTCGTCGTCGCGTACGAGCCGGTCTGGGCGATCGGCACCGGCAAGGTCGCCTCCTCGGCCGACGCCGAAGAGGTCTGCAAGGCCATCCGCGCCACCCTCCAGGAGAAGTACGGCGACGAGATCGCTTCGTCCGTCCGGGTGCTCTACGGGGGATCGGTGAAGTCGGGCAACATCAGCGAGCTGGTGGGCTGCGAGAACATCGACGGTGCCCTGGTCGGCGGAGCGAGCCTGGACGGCGAGGAGTTCACGAAACTCTGCGCACTCGCCGCGGGCGGGCCGCTGCCCTGA
- a CDS encoding FAD-dependent oxidoreductase — protein sequence MNSIAIVGAGLGGLACARVLQLHGLDVTVFEQEVSADARAQGGTLDLHGDTGQVALHTAGLYAQFRELARPEGQQMRAIDPRTGDVVMDEVPAEGDDFRPEIDRGQLRGLLLGSLEPGTVRWGHPITDVTKAGRLTFADGTARDFDLVVGADGAWSRVRRALTGVRPEYSGVTFVELGLDDADRRHPDLATLTGQGTMMTKIDGKALVAQRNSNGHIRCYAVFYAPEDWAAGLDFADTAAVRAHLLERFAGWHPSLLGFLHDLDGGFTHRPLHVLPVPHAWTCTSGLTLLGDAAHLMPPLGVGANLALLDGTELATALATAPSVGEAVRIYETGMLPRSIETAKACATGLHDLLSDDLRSMAA from the coding sequence ATGAACTCCATCGCGATCGTCGGCGCCGGACTGGGCGGACTCGCCTGTGCCCGCGTCCTGCAGCTCCACGGCCTCGACGTCACCGTCTTCGAACAGGAAGTCTCGGCCGACGCCCGGGCCCAAGGCGGCACGCTCGACCTCCACGGCGACACCGGCCAGGTCGCCCTGCACACCGCCGGGCTGTACGCGCAGTTCCGGGAGCTGGCCCGCCCCGAGGGTCAGCAGATGCGCGCCATCGACCCGCGCACCGGCGACGTCGTCATGGACGAGGTCCCCGCCGAAGGCGACGACTTCCGTCCCGAGATCGACCGCGGCCAGCTCCGCGGACTCCTGCTCGGCTCCCTGGAACCCGGCACGGTCCGGTGGGGACATCCGATCACCGACGTCACCAAGGCCGGCCGCCTGACCTTCGCCGACGGCACCGCCCGGGACTTCGACCTGGTCGTCGGCGCGGACGGCGCGTGGTCCCGGGTCCGCCGGGCGCTCACCGGCGTCCGGCCCGAGTACAGCGGGGTCACGTTCGTCGAGCTCGGCCTGGATGACGCCGACCGCCGTCACCCGGACCTGGCCACGCTGACCGGCCAGGGAACGATGATGACGAAGATCGACGGGAAAGCGCTCGTCGCGCAGCGCAACAGCAATGGCCACATCCGCTGCTACGCCGTCTTCTACGCACCCGAAGACTGGGCCGCGGGCCTCGACTTCGCCGACACCGCGGCGGTGCGCGCGCACCTGCTGGAGCGCTTCGCCGGCTGGCACCCGAGCCTGCTCGGCTTCCTGCACGACCTCGACGGCGGGTTCACCCACCGGCCGCTGCACGTCCTCCCGGTGCCGCACGCCTGGACCTGCACGTCCGGGCTCACGCTCCTCGGCGACGCCGCGCACCTGATGCCGCCGCTGGGCGTCGGCGCCAACCTCGCCCTGCTGGACGGCACCGAGCTCGCCACCGCGCTGGCCACCGCCCCGAGCGTCGGCGAAGCCGTCCGGATCTACGAGACCGGGATGCTGCCGCGGTCGATCGAGACGGCGAAGGCCTGCGCCACCGGCCTGCACGACCTGCTCAGCGACGACCTCAGGTCGATGGCGGCGTGA
- the gap gene encoding type I glyceraldehyde-3-phosphate dehydrogenase yields the protein MTVRVGVNGFGRIGRNFFRAVQASGHDIEVVAFNDLGDVATMAHLLKYDSILGRFPGEVSVSDEGIVVDGKTIKALAERDPANLPWGDLGVDVVLESTGFFTNADAAKAHIAGGAKKVIISAPAKGEDLTVVLGVNDDKYDGSQVIISNASCTTNCLGPLAKVLHDAFGIEQGLMTTVHAYTQDQNLQDAPHKDLRRARAAAVNVVPTSTGAAKAIGLVLPELQGKLDGYALRVPIPTGSATDLTVTLSKAATVEEINAAYKAAADGPLAGILRYSDDPIVSSDIVTDPASCIYDAPLTKVIGNQVKVVGWYDNEWGYSNRLADLAKLIGSKLS from the coding sequence GTGACCGTTCGCGTAGGTGTCAACGGCTTCGGCCGCATCGGCCGCAACTTCTTCCGCGCCGTGCAGGCCAGCGGCCACGACATCGAGGTCGTCGCCTTCAACGACCTCGGCGACGTCGCCACCATGGCCCACCTGCTGAAGTACGACTCCATCCTGGGCCGGTTCCCGGGTGAGGTCAGCGTCAGCGACGAGGGCATCGTCGTGGACGGCAAGACCATCAAGGCCCTCGCCGAGCGCGACCCGGCCAACCTGCCCTGGGGCGACCTGGGCGTGGACGTCGTCCTCGAGTCGACCGGCTTCTTCACCAACGCCGACGCCGCCAAGGCGCACATCGCCGGCGGGGCGAAGAAGGTCATCATCTCCGCGCCCGCCAAGGGCGAGGACCTGACCGTCGTCCTCGGCGTCAACGACGACAAGTACGACGGCTCGCAGGTCATCATCTCGAACGCCTCCTGCACCACCAACTGCCTCGGCCCGCTGGCCAAGGTCCTCCACGACGCCTTCGGCATCGAGCAGGGCCTCATGACCACGGTCCACGCCTACACGCAGGACCAGAACCTGCAGGACGCCCCGCACAAGGACCTGCGCCGCGCCCGGGCCGCCGCCGTGAACGTCGTCCCGACCTCGACCGGCGCCGCCAAGGCCATCGGCCTCGTCCTGCCGGAGCTGCAGGGCAAGCTGGACGGCTACGCGCTGCGGGTCCCGATCCCGACCGGCTCGGCCACCGACCTCACCGTGACGCTCTCCAAGGCCGCCACGGTCGAGGAGATCAACGCCGCCTACAAGGCCGCCGCCGACGGCCCGCTGGCCGGCATCCTGCGCTACAGCGACGACCCGATCGTCTCCTCGGACATCGTCACCGACCCGGCGTCCTGCATCTACGACGCGCCGCTGACCAAGGTCATCGGCAACCAGGTCAAGGTCGTCGGCTGGTACGACAACGAGTGGGGCTACTCCAACCGCCTCGCCGACCTGGCGAAGCTCATCGGTTCGAAGCTCTCCTGA
- the secG gene encoding preprotein translocase subunit SecG, producing the protein MKLFLQILLIVTSVFLVVAVLLHRGRGGGLSSLFGGGMQSSLAGSSVAEKNLDRITLLLGAVWLISIVGLGLLLKV; encoded by the coding sequence ATGAAGCTGTTCCTGCAAATCCTGTTGATCGTCACCAGCGTCTTCCTGGTGGTCGCGGTGCTGCTGCACCGGGGCCGGGGCGGTGGCCTGTCGTCGCTGTTCGGCGGCGGGATGCAGTCGAGCCTGGCCGGGTCGAGCGTGGCCGAGAAGAACCTCGACCGCATCACCCTGCTGCTGGGCGCGGTGTGGCTGATCAGCATCGTGGGCCTGGGTCTGCTGCTCAAGGTGTGA
- a CDS encoding sensor histidine kinase, producing the protein MSTEGLSIPGISIAGSGPSAAERARKRGLSLFGSVPRPAVVTFAIDAAAVILAVLDVWLVIPEKAQPYSIWLSGAACLAVVFRRKFPFLAVLVAVPGFLAGWAQLASMITLGMLATRRQLHWQVWVGAALVWCCRFVQWPLEDFAELSWREHILDGIYGVLVAGMPIAIGLLIGARAEVSNKLAELATSRDRERRFHADAVRAEERARLAREMHDVVSHQITLIAMQAGALQAQTTDDHALETAQVIRTLSKRTLEELRSLLSVLRTGADDEGPRPGINDLDRLIRTSEVPVHLSVEHLPEALPNQVSAAAYRTVQECLTNVHKHAPGATATIRIQGEHGALKIEVRNERARRTAESLPSGGHGLTGLAERARLLGGSFETSGMEDGGFRVRARYPLDR; encoded by the coding sequence ATGAGTACAGAGGGACTCTCGATTCCAGGCATCTCGATCGCCGGCTCGGGGCCATCGGCCGCCGAGCGGGCGCGCAAGCGCGGGTTGAGCCTGTTCGGCTCGGTGCCGCGCCCCGCTGTGGTCACGTTCGCCATCGACGCGGCCGCGGTCATCCTGGCCGTGCTCGACGTCTGGCTGGTGATCCCCGAGAAGGCCCAGCCCTACTCGATCTGGCTCTCCGGCGCCGCCTGCCTCGCGGTGGTGTTCCGCCGGAAGTTCCCGTTCCTCGCCGTGCTCGTCGCGGTCCCCGGCTTCCTGGCCGGCTGGGCGCAGCTCGCGTCGATGATCACGCTCGGCATGCTCGCCACCCGCCGTCAGCTGCACTGGCAGGTGTGGGTCGGCGCGGCGCTGGTGTGGTGCTGCCGGTTCGTGCAGTGGCCGTTGGAGGACTTCGCCGAGCTCAGCTGGCGCGAACACATCCTCGACGGCATCTACGGCGTGCTCGTCGCGGGCATGCCGATCGCGATCGGCCTGCTCATCGGAGCGCGGGCCGAGGTTTCGAACAAGCTCGCCGAGCTGGCCACGAGCCGCGACCGCGAGCGCCGCTTCCACGCCGACGCCGTCCGCGCCGAAGAGCGCGCCCGCCTGGCGCGCGAGATGCACGACGTCGTCTCGCACCAGATCACGCTGATCGCGATGCAGGCCGGCGCGCTGCAGGCCCAGACCACCGACGACCACGCGCTGGAGACCGCGCAGGTCATCCGGACGCTGTCGAAGCGGACGCTCGAGGAGCTGCGTTCGCTGCTGAGCGTGCTGCGCACGGGCGCCGACGACGAGGGGCCGCGCCCCGGGATCAACGACCTCGACCGGCTGATCCGGACGTCGGAGGTCCCGGTGCACCTGTCGGTGGAGCACCTGCCGGAGGCCCTGCCGAACCAGGTGTCGGCGGCGGCGTACCGGACGGTGCAGGAGTGCTTGACGAACGTCCACAAGCACGCCCCGGGCGCGACGGCGACGATCCGCATCCAGGGTGAGCACGGAGCGCTCAAGATCGAGGTCCGCAACGAGCGCGCTCGCCGGACGGCGGAGTCGCTGCCGTCGGGCGGGCACGGGCTGACGGGGCTGGCCGAGCGGGCGCGCCTGCTGGGCGGGAGTTTCGAGACGTCCGGCATGGAGGACGGCGGCTTCCGGGTTCGGGCCCGGTACCCGCTGGATCGCTGA
- a CDS encoding TetR/AcrR family transcriptional regulator — translation MTEVIGRRERKKAQTRQALADAALELFLERGYDEVGVKDVADAADVSVTTLFKYFPSKEALLFDQDDDIEAALVLAVRGRPPGQTIVDALREHMLRDSADGGPSDEFVRLIESTPTLRDYGRRMWMRHETALARAIAEEMEAPEGDVSCAALARFALASRELIVANENPRRAAEEIFGNLGRGWRVK, via the coding sequence ATGACCGAAGTGATCGGGCGCCGCGAGCGCAAGAAGGCGCAGACCCGGCAAGCGCTGGCCGACGCGGCGCTGGAGCTGTTCCTCGAACGCGGCTACGACGAGGTCGGTGTGAAGGACGTCGCGGATGCCGCCGACGTCTCGGTGACGACGCTGTTCAAGTACTTCCCCAGCAAGGAAGCGCTGCTGTTCGACCAGGACGACGACATCGAGGCGGCGCTGGTCCTGGCGGTGCGCGGCCGGCCGCCGGGACAGACGATCGTGGACGCGCTGCGGGAGCACATGCTGCGTGACAGCGCGGACGGCGGCCCGAGCGACGAGTTCGTCCGGCTGATCGAGAGCACCCCGACCCTGCGCGACTACGGCCGCCGCATGTGGATGCGCCACGAGACGGCGCTCGCCCGCGCGATCGCGGAGGAGATGGAAGCCCCGGAAGGCGACGTGTCGTGCGCGGCCCTGGCGCGGTTCGCGCTGGCGTCCCGGGAGCTGATCGTGGCCAATGAGAACCCGAGACGGGCCGCGGAGGAGATCTTCGGCAACCTGGGTCGGGGCTGGCGGGTGAAGTAA